In Paludibaculum fermentans, the genomic stretch GTAAAGTTGGTCTGAGGTCCTATTGATGCCCGAAGCAGCCCACGGCGCCGGAACCGGAATAGCCAAAGACTCTTTGAAGCAGCGTGGAATCCGCCTGACCCGGCAGCGCCAGCTCCTCCTGGACCTGCTGGACAAGTCGGGCCAGCACCTGGACGCGGAAACGCTCTACCAGATGGCCCACCAGCGGGATCCCAAGCTCAATCGAGTTACCGTCTACCGCACTCTCAAGTTGCTGAAAGAAGGCGGACTCGTCGACGAGCTCGACCTCATGCACCACACCGGGGACCAGCACTTCTACGAGACCCGGACCAAGCAGGAACACGCCCACATCATCTGCCTGCGCTGCGGCAAGGTGGAAGAGTTCTTCGGCGATCCGCTGCAACGCCTGCGCCGCCAGGTGGAAGCGCACTTCGGCTTCCAGATCATCATCGCCCGCACCGAAATCGGCGGCTATTGCGCCCACTGCCAGGTGTTGAGGCTGCAGGAAGTGGATGCCGCCCGCCAGCCTGAAGTAGTAGAAAAAACCACAAAACGTAAGAGTTCCTGAAACTCTCTCTAGATCCCGCCATCTAAATAAGTGAGCCAGCGGGATGTTACACTGGTTCTGGAAGTAATGAAGCGTCTGATCTTTTGGGAGTTCCCGCGCGGGAGCCGTCCCTACGACATTGCCGTCGCGCTGATCTTGCTGTTCATCTTCGGCGTGCCCCGGGACGTCTTCAAGGATCAGCCCCGGCCCGCCAGCATAGTCCAGATGCCCTCTGAACAAGGGGCCATCATCTACTGGATAGAAACCGGACTCTTGGCCGATACCCCTGAAGCGATGCGCCCCAAAGTAGCGACTGACCTGCTGGCTGCCCGAACCGGAAAACGACTGAATGTGGCGCGTGTCGAGCCTTTCTACGACGCCGAGCAGGAAGTCCGGGGCTTCATGGTCATCGTGAAACAGTGAACTCCTACCATTCCTCTTCGCCCCTCCCCAGACTTGCCATCCCGTTCATGGCCGCACTCCTGCTTGGCGCTTCCGCCCAGGCGAATACCTTAGAAGAAGCGCTGGCCCGCATGGACAAGGCAGCGGTTGGCTTTCGCGGTCTCACCGCCTCGCTCAGCAAGACTTCCTATACCGCACTCATCAAGGAATCCACGGTCGAGAGCGGCACAATGACTCTCTTCCGGCCCAAGCCGCGCGACATGCGCGTGCTGATTGAGTTCAACAAACCAGAGGCCCACGCCGTTGGTTTTCAGAACAAGAAAGCCCAGATCTATATGCCCAAGGCCAATGTGGTCCAGGAATACGATCTTGGCAAGCAGAGTTCCCTCGTAGACCAGTTCCTCCTGCTCGGCTTCGGTACACCCGGCAGTGAGATCAAAAAGAGCTACGCCGTCAAGTACTTGGGCACTGAAACCGTCAACGGCGTCAAGTCGGACCATCTCGATCTCGTACCGAACTCGGAAGAGGCCCGCAAGGCCTTCCGCCATTTTGAGGTTTGGGTCTCCCAAGCCGATGGGGTTACCGTGCAGATGAAGGCGCACCAGCCGTCCAACGACTACGTCCTCTTCGTCTACACCGACATCAAAGTCAATCCTCCAATCAATGATGAATCGGTACGGCTAAAGCTGCCGAAAGGCGTAAAGAAGGAGACGCCGCAAAAGTAAGCGATGGGTAATTCGACTAGCAGGAGCGGCCAACGGCTCGCGTTTCTGGACTGGACACGAGGCTTCGCAGCCATGATCATGCTGCAGGGCCATGTCTTCCACTCCTTCACCAGCAAGGAGTTACGCGCAGATGGGCCGTATACGCTCTCGCAGTTCTGTGGCGGCCTCACACCCGCGGTTTTCCTCTTCCTCACCGGCGTCACGCTTGGTTTTCTGATGGATTCCGGCTGCCGCAAAGGCCTTTCGGGCTGGCAGCGCACCACCGCCGCCCTGCGCCGGGCCGGCTACCTCCTCGCCGTTGCCATCGCCTTCCGTTTCCAGATGTGGGCCTTCGCTTTCGGCCAGAGCCCCTGGACCGACATCTTCCGCGTCGACATCCTCAACTGCATGGCCCTGGGCATCGCAGTCCTGGCCCCCTTGGCCATCTTCGACACCCGCGAACGCATCCGCTTCGCCGCCATCAGTGGCCTGGCCATCGCCTGCGCCGCCCCGGTCATCAGCGCGCTCAACCTGGACTGGGTGCATCCCTTCGCCCGCCACTGGTTCGTGCCGGATTCCAATTTCTTCGCCTTCTTCCCGTGGGCCGCGTTTATCGCGTTCGGCCTCAGCGCCGGCTCCATCCTGCGCATGGCCGCCGACGCCGATATGCAGCGGGTCATGCAGTGGGCCGCGCTCGCCGGACTGGGTATGATCTTCGGAGCTCAGTACTTCTCCAATCTGCCCTATTCCGTATATTCCAACTCGGACTTCTGGGTGAACAGCCCCGGCTTGATCTTCATCAAGATGGGGGTCATTCTGTTGCTCGCCAGCTTCGCCTACCTCTGGACCACCTTCATGAACCCCGGCTGGAGCTTTGTCCGCCAACTCGGCGGCACTTCCCTGCTCGTCTACTGGGTTCACACCGAGCTCGTCTACGGCCGCTGGTTCGGCTTCTGGAAGGAATCGCTCACCGTCCCGCAGACCGTCGCGATGGCCGCCTCCGTCATCACGCTGATGATCACTCTCAGCGTCGCCCGCACCGGCTGGAAGGGTGGGCCCGGCTTCCATGTCTGGTTCCGCCAGCAGTGGAATGCCTGGCGCTCCATGACTCCGGACCAGGCAACCGGCGATTGATCTCAACTTCGCCGCAACGCTGCACCCCGCCTCGTCCGTCCATCCTTAGGAGGATCTCGCGCATGAGGAACCTGGATGCCCGCAAGTCCTAGAGATGGCTACAATTGGAAGGTGATCTCCCGCCTTCCGTGGCTCGTCCTTACCGGCGCGTCAATCCTGGCCTGTGCCGCACCCATGCCGCCCCTGGTCTGCCCGGCCGGCGCGCCCATCGGAAACGTCGACCTGCGCGTGATCTCGGCCGGCAATGCCGAACCGCTCCCGCTGCGCACCATCAACCGCGTCCAGGAAGGCGACCGCCTCCAATACCGCCCCATCCTGCGCTCCGGCGAGGAGCGCAAGGGCAAGGTGTCCATTGTCCTGGTCCCGGCCAACCGCCAGGCGACCGGCGGCAAGCTGCTCATTCTGGAGCCCAAGGACGCCAAGCAGGTTCAGGAATGGACCGTGCCGTGGCGCGTCAGCGTCGTGGCTTTCGTATATGGGCCATCCGGCCTGAACGAAGGCAAGATCAAGAACTTCCTCTCGCGCGACGACGAACTGGTGGCGCAGTTGGCCGAGTACGCCGAGAAGACCGCTCAAACAGAAGCCCTCATCTCCGCGCTCTCTTCCCCCAACTCGTCCTCCGCGCTCGTCCAGTCCGCCCTGCAGGGCTTCTCGTCGCAATTCGGCATCAACGTCCAGATCGACAAGAACGCGCCGCCCAACCAGCAGGCCATGGCTTTGTTTCGTACCTTGAACCCGGCCATCGCCAACTACGACCCCATCGCGCCGCGCGCCAGCCAGCAGGTGGGACAGACCGCCAGCCTGGCCACTTCCGTCGCCGCCCTGTTCTTCGGCAGCCCCGTGGGCCTGGCCGCCGGCGGCACCGCGATGGTCCTGGAACTGCGGTCCATCGCGTTCCCCAAAGCGGAATTCCGCTCCCTGCTTTCCCAGACGATGCCCGGCGATGCCATGGGTCTCTGTGGCCGCATCGATCCCGCCGCGCCGCACACCAAGGTCGCCTACCTCTGGGCCGCCCGCCTGCCCAACCTGACCCTTCCGGAAATCTACGTCAAGGAAGCCAATGTCCTGCCTCCGGGCGTCAAATCTCCCCTGCCGGTAACCGCCTCCGACGAGGAGTGGAAGTTCATCGACCGCGCCCGCACGTGGGCACTGGAGCCGGAGACTGGCCTGCCCATCCCCGTCACCGTCCACAAGCTCAACGATCCCAAGCAGTTGGAAATCGAGCTTCCCTCCAACCTCAAGCCCGGCAAGTACAAGCTGGCCGGCCGCTGGGATTGGGATCCGTTCCAGCTTCGCGGTGACGTCCTCATCCGGCCGCTGGCCGACTTCCAGGCCGCCCGGCTCACCCCCAGTTCGCAGGACCTGCTCGTCGCCCGAACCGGTAAAGTCCCGCTCACCCTGGAAGGCGCGGACTTCGAATTCGTGAACAAGATCGAAGTCGTGAAGGTAAACGACAAGTTCGCCTCCCCCTACGCCGTGCCGTTCGTCCTCCCCAACGGCATCCGACGCGGGCAGCAGGATCGCATGGACATTCAGCTCAACACCATCGACATGGATCCCGGCCCCTACAAACTGCTGCTCTCCCAGGTCGATGGACGCGCTCACCCAGTGCCGCTGCAGGTGCTCCCTGCCCCGCCCCAGGTGGAGAACTTCCCGGTCACCCTCAGCCAGGGCACGGGCTACACGGAGTTCACCCTGCGCGGCCACCGGCTGGACCTGATCACCGGCATCGAAGTCTCCCGCGGTAAGGCGGAACTGGCCCCGCCGTCGTCCGATTCCACAAGCCGCCGCGTGATTCTGCGCATGGCTACCGATATTGACGCCGGCACCAGCCTGGCCGTCCGGGCCTTCACCAACGGACGCACCGAGCCGCTCACCTTCGCCGATGCCGTCCGCATTGTCGGCCCGCGCCCGCGCATCAACGAACTGCGAGTGTCGCAGTTGCCCTCCACCGACGTTCAGCTCGATCGCGGCGAACTGCCCAGTTCCGTCCTGCTCAGCAGCATGATCAAGGCCGACCACCTGCAATCGAACAGCGTGGTGAAACTCACCTGTGCCCAACCCAACTCCGCCGTGGTCACCCTGCGCCTGGGCGAACGGTCTGGCCAGATGAGCCTACAGCAACTTGCGCCCGGCCAATTGTTTATGTCGTTCGATACGGGCATCTGGCTGAACGGGTGCGTCCTGGGCGCCACCATCCTGAACGGCAACGAGAGCGAATCCGAGGTCTATCAGATCGGCCGGGTGATCCGGCTGCCGCGGGTCGAATCGCTCACCGTCACCACCGAGGGTCTCACCCCCGGCGCGACGCTCTCCGGCCAGAACCTGGAGACGATCGAGAAAGCCGGCTGGAGCGACAAGGAGGGTGTCACCGTCCCGGGGCTCCCCCTTACCGTGAACGGCGAAGGGCTTAAGCAGACCCTGGAGATCCCGCTGCCGCCGCCCACTGCGGAACAAACCCAACTCTTCGTCTGGCTGCGGGGTGAGGAGAAAGCTCGGCCGACGCGCATCCGTCCGCCGGCCCAGCCCGCCAAACCGCCGCAGGCCGCGCAAACGCCGGCTCCTCCGGCCCAGCAGGCGCAGTCCCAAGCCATCAAGCCCGAGCAGCCGAACCAGTAGCACGGACGCTACTTGCCGTTCTTCTTGAACGGTCCCGGCGTGCCATTCGGCAGCACGGTCGTCTCGTCAGTACGTGCCTGTCCCAGTTGTTGCGGAGTCAACTCGCGCGCTCCGCGCAGATTCGCACCGCGGAAGTCCGTTCCAAACGTCTTGGCGCTCTGGAAACGCGCCCCCTCCACCTTCGTCCCCTGAAAGGCGCAGCCGCCCAAGTCTGTTTCGCGCAGATCCGCGCCGCGCATGCTGCAGGCGCGGAACGACGTGCCCCGCAGCGATGTCTGCGCGAATCTCACGTTGTCCAGCAGGCAGTGGTCAAAGGAGCAACGCTCGAGCTTTGAGCCCGTGAAGTTGGCCCCCAGTGCGCGCGTCTCGCGAAAGCGGCAGAATTGCAGGGATGCCTTGTAGAACAGCGCAGCCTCCAGGTCGCTCTCCACAAACGCGCACTCCATCAGCGAGACATGGTGCAGGGACGCCTGCCGCAGGACGCACTGCGTGAAATCGCACCGCGACAACCGGGCCTCCAGCCAGCGCGATCCGGGCGCCTTCACCTGCTGCAGGCTGGCCGTCTGCATCTCGGCCTCGCACAGATTGGCCGCCGACAAACTGGCATCGTTCAACCGCGACTTCAGCCACACGCTGCCCGTCAGGTCAGAGGAAGAGAGGTTCGACATCGACAGGTCGCACTCTTCAAATTCCACCCGCGCCAAGTTGGCGCCGTTGAAATCGGACCCCGGCATCTCCAGGTGCCGGAAGATGGCCGAGCGCAGCCGCACCAGCGGAGCCTGCAGGTCCACCAGGTTCAGGTGCTCCAGCACAGCCCGCGTTCCACCCGGCCGCTGCTCCAGCCACAGTTCGTGCGGCCCCAAAGCCTGTTGCCACCGCTCCATCGACACCGGTCGATCCTCGTTGTCCGTGCTGTGTCCCGCAATTCTCATTGGCATGCAAATTGCTCATCGGTATGAAGACGTACTTGTTGAACGCTTCTGGGAACAACAAACATGAAGAACTGGTTATCCGAATACGAAAGCCGCCGCCGCACCGCCGCCCAGGCGCTCGAAGCCGTGCAATCCGGCCAGCGCGTCTTTGTTCACATGGGCGCAGCGGCTCCCCTGCCCCTGCTGGATGCCCTGTGCGGCCACTCCGCCCGGCTGCGGGACGTGGAGGTGCTGCACTGCATCACCATCGGCAATGCTCCGTATACGGACCCGGCCTACTGCGGCAACTTCCGCCACAACGCCCTGTTCGTCAGCGGCAATACACGCTGCGCCGTGCAGCAGGGCCGCGGCGACTACATCCCCGTGTTCCTGCACGAGATCGAGGGCCTCTTCTCCAATGGAACCCTGCCTATCGACGTCGCCCTGATCCAGTGCACTCCGCCCGACCGTTTCGGCTACATGAGCCTGGGCACCGACATCGACATCTCCCTCACCGCCGCCCGCCAGGCCCGGCACCTCATCGTGCAGGTGAATCCGCGCCTGCCGCGCACCTGCGGCGACACCATGATCCATGTCGAGGAGTGCCACGCCATCGTCGAGGCCACCCACGAACTGCCGGACTTCCTGCAAGGCGAAGTCACGTCCGCCCACCGCGCCATTGCCACCCATGTTTCGGCGCTGATCCCCGACGGTGCGACTATCCAGATCGGAGTCGGCGGCATTCCCGAGGCGGTCCTCGCCAGTCTCTCGAATCACCAACACCTCGGCGTCCACACTGAGATGTTCAGCGACGGCATCATTCCGCTCTTCGAAGCGGGCGTCATCACCAACGACCGCAAGACGCTCCACCCGCACAAGGCTGTCACCAGCTTCGTCCTCGGCACGCGCGCCATCTACGACTACATCGACAACAACCCGGTCTTCGAGTTCCTGCCCAACCGCTATATCAACGATCCGTATGTGATTGGCCAGAATGACCGCATGGTCGCCGTCAACGCCGCACTGGAAGTTGATCTCTCCGGCCAGGTCTGCTCGGATTCCATCGGCTCCATTCCGTTCAGCGGTGTGGGCGGGCAGGTCGACTTCATCCGCGGAGCCGCGCGGTCCAAAGGCGGCGTGCCGATTATCGCCTTACCCGCGACCGCCAAGAACGGGGCGCTTTCGCGCATCGTCCCGCGCCTCAAGCCCGGAGCCGGCGTCGTGACTTCCCGCGCGGACGTGCATTGGGTGGCCACCGAATTCGGAGCGGTCAACCTGCATGGCCGCAACCTGCGCCAGCGCGCTGAAGCGCTGATC encodes the following:
- a CDS encoding Fur family transcriptional regulator, yielding MPEAAHGAGTGIAKDSLKQRGIRLTRQRQLLLDLLDKSGQHLDAETLYQMAHQRDPKLNRVTVYRTLKLLKEGGLVDELDLMHHTGDQHFYETRTKQEHAHIICLRCGKVEEFFGDPLQRLRRQVEAHFGFQIIIARTEIGGYCAHCQVLRLQEVDAARQPEVVEKTTKRKSS
- a CDS encoding LolA family protein, which translates into the protein MAALLLGASAQANTLEEALARMDKAAVGFRGLTASLSKTSYTALIKESTVESGTMTLFRPKPRDMRVLIEFNKPEAHAVGFQNKKAQIYMPKANVVQEYDLGKQSSLVDQFLLLGFGTPGSEIKKSYAVKYLGTETVNGVKSDHLDLVPNSEEARKAFRHFEVWVSQADGVTVQMKAHQPSNDYVLFVYTDIKVNPPINDESVRLKLPKGVKKETPQK
- a CDS encoding heparan-alpha-glucosaminide N-acetyltransferase domain-containing protein, whose translation is MGNSTSRSGQRLAFLDWTRGFAAMIMLQGHVFHSFTSKELRADGPYTLSQFCGGLTPAVFLFLTGVTLGFLMDSGCRKGLSGWQRTTAALRRAGYLLAVAIAFRFQMWAFAFGQSPWTDIFRVDILNCMALGIAVLAPLAIFDTRERIRFAAISGLAIACAAPVISALNLDWVHPFARHWFVPDSNFFAFFPWAAFIAFGLSAGSILRMAADADMQRVMQWAALAGLGMIFGAQYFSNLPYSVYSNSDFWVNSPGLIFIKMGVILLLASFAYLWTTFMNPGWSFVRQLGGTSLLVYWVHTELVYGRWFGFWKESLTVPQTVAMAASVITLMITLSVARTGWKGGPGFHVWFRQQWNAWRSMTPDQATGD
- a CDS encoding pentapeptide repeat-containing protein, with the translated sequence MPMRIAGHSTDNEDRPVSMERWQQALGPHELWLEQRPGGTRAVLEHLNLVDLQAPLVRLRSAIFRHLEMPGSDFNGANLARVEFEECDLSMSNLSSSDLTGSVWLKSRLNDASLSAANLCEAEMQTASLQQVKAPGSRWLEARLSRCDFTQCVLRQASLHHVSLMECAFVESDLEAALFYKASLQFCRFRETRALGANFTGSKLERCSFDHCLLDNVRFAQTSLRGTSFRACSMRGADLRETDLGGCAFQGTKVEGARFQSAKTFGTDFRGANLRGARELTPQQLGQARTDETTVLPNGTPGPFKKNGK
- a CDS encoding acetyl-CoA hydrolase/transferase family protein; translated protein: MKNWLSEYESRRRTAAQALEAVQSGQRVFVHMGAAAPLPLLDALCGHSARLRDVEVLHCITIGNAPYTDPAYCGNFRHNALFVSGNTRCAVQQGRGDYIPVFLHEIEGLFSNGTLPIDVALIQCTPPDRFGYMSLGTDIDISLTAARQARHLIVQVNPRLPRTCGDTMIHVEECHAIVEATHELPDFLQGEVTSAHRAIATHVSALIPDGATIQIGVGGIPEAVLASLSNHQHLGVHTEMFSDGIIPLFEAGVITNDRKTLHPHKAVTSFVLGTRAIYDYIDNNPVFEFLPNRYINDPYVIGQNDRMVAVNAALEVDLSGQVCSDSIGSIPFSGVGGQVDFIRGAARSKGGVPIIALPATAKNGALSRIVPRLKPGAGVVTSRADVHWVATEFGAVNLHGRNLRQRAEALIGIADPRFQAELQREAAVMFQKS